In the genome of Hydrogenophaga sp. PBL-H3, the window ATTCATGGCGCTCTGGACGTGGCCAAGGTGCACCCCTACAGGACGGACCCGTTTGGCTCAGGCGATGCGGGAGATCTGGGCTGCGTCGAAGAGGCGCGCTTGCGCATGTTCAGGCCCTGGCCGCAAGCCGTGAGCCGTGGCACGCACGATGCCGCAAGACTGCGCTCTTTGATGCGCGTTACCGCGCTTCCCCGCGTGGAATTGATGTTCAGTCACGCTGGCGCCGATGGCGAGATGGTGCGTGCCCTGCTCAGCCACAGCCCTGCAGGTGCGCAGCGGTTGCGCGGCATCGTCGTGGCGGGCACGGGCAACGGCACGGTGCACGACGATCTGTTGATCGCGTTGAAACAAGCACAGGCTCGTGGCGTCGACGTGGTCGTGGCCAGCCGGTGCGCGCAAGGCCGTGTGGTGCCGCACCCTGGCCAACCGCTGCCAGACTCGGCCGGGCTCTCGCCGGTCAAGGCGCGTCTGGCGCTGGCGTTGCAGTTGCTGGAGAGCTGAGATGCTGCTGGCTCTGGGTGCACATCCTTGGGCTTACCCCATGCTGGAGGTGGTGCATCTGATCGGTGTGGCCTTGATCCTGGGCAATCTGGTCTTGCTGGAGTTGCGCGTGTTCGGATGGGTGTCCGAGTTGCCAATGGAGCCGTTGGCCCGATTGAGCCTTGGGCTGGTGGGTCTGGGTTTCGGCCTGGCCACGATAACGGGTCTCTTGATGTTCGGCACACAGCCCGGGGAACTGCTGGCCAACCGTGTGTTCACAGTCAAAATCGCGTTGATCATGCTGGCTGGCTGCAATGCGGGCTGGTTCCATGCACGCCGTTCGCTGCAGCTCCAGGACGCGACTGCCCGCTTGAGCATGCTCGTGTCCTTGGTCATCTGGATTCTGGTCATCACCTGTGGGCGCTGGATTGCCTACGTCTAATGGAGACCCTCATGCAACGTCGTGAATTTGTGCAATTGGCAGCGCTGCTGGGCAGTGGCGGCGGTATCGCGGACGCCCTGGCACACCATGGCTGGAGCAGCTTTGATCAGAGCCGCCCGGTCTACCTGGAAGGCAAGGCTGCCGATGTGAGATGGCGCAACCCGCACGTCGAACTGGCGCTTGAGCTGCCCGAGACACTGCGTGTGCCTGCCGATCTCGCCCAACGAGCACTGCCAGCGCAGACCGCCGGTGTGGACGGGCCTGCCTTGCTGGCCAAGGCGGTGGTGCCGACCCGGCGCGATCGCCGATGGGAAGTCGAGTTGGCGCCGCTGTTTCGACTCGGGCAGTGGTAGATGCCCGAGATCAAGAACGGTGAGGCCCTCTCGTTGGTGGGCTTCACCTTCAAGGACGAGGCCGGCGCTGCCACCGTGCGGGCCGAATATGTGTTTTTGGGCGGCAAGGTCTACGGTCTGCGCTCAAGCCCGGCTTGAGACATGGCATGACACAAAAAAACCCGGCACAAGGCCGGGTCTTTCATGGGGGACGACGGATTACTTCGAGAGGGCCTCGAAGGCGCGCGCCGTGATGTCTTCGACCGAGCCCATGCCGCTGATGGCGCGGTATTGTGGGGCCGCAGCGGCGTCGGTGCGCGCCCAACTGCTGTAGTAATCCACCAGCGGGCGGGTCTGGGCGCTGTACACCTCCAGCCGCTTTTTCACGGTCTCTTCTTTGTCGTCTTCGCGCTGGATGAGCGGCTCGCCGGTCACGTCGTCCTTGCCTTCGACCTTGGGTGGGTTGAATTTCACGTGGTAGGTGCGGCCCGACGCAGGATGCGAGCGGCGCCCGCTCATGCGCTCAATGATCGCGTCAAAGGGCACGTCGATCTCCAGCACATAGTCGAGCTTGACGCCGGCGGCCTTCATGGCGTCGGCCTGGGGGATCGTGCGGGGGAAGCCGTCGAACAGGAAACCTCCCACGCAGTCGGGCTGCGCAATGCGCTCCTTCACCAGATTGATGATCAGGTCGTCGCTGACCAGACCGCCAGATTCCATGACAGCCTTGGCTTGCAGTCCCAGTGGAGTGCCTGCCTTGACTGCGGCACGCAGCATGTCGCCAGTGGAAATCTGGGGAATGCCGTACTTCTGGCAAATGAACGTCGCCTGCGTCCC includes:
- a CDS encoding DUF6152 family protein; amino-acid sequence: MQRREFVQLAALLGSGGGIADALAHHGWSSFDQSRPVYLEGKAADVRWRNPHVELALELPETLRVPADLAQRALPAQTAGVDGPALLAKAVVPTRRDRRWEVELAPLFRLGQW
- the adk gene encoding adenylate kinase, with amino-acid sequence MRLILLGAPGAGKGTQATFICQKYGIPQISTGDMLRAAVKAGTPLGLQAKAVMESGGLVSDDLIINLVKERIAQPDCVGGFLFDGFPRTIPQADAMKAAGVKLDYVLEIDVPFDAIIERMSGRRSHPASGRTYHVKFNPPKVEGKDDVTGEPLIQREDDKEETVKKRLEVYSAQTRPLVDYYSSWARTDAAAAPQYRAISGMGSVEDITARAFEALSK
- a CDS encoding asparaginase → MNDNQARRLVVLGTGGTIAGRATQANDNVGYVAGQVAVSELVAMVPILADCPVDVEQVAQINSKDMVLSVWQALAQRVAAHLDRPEVAGIVITHGTDTIEETAFVLQTLLMPSKPVVLTCAMRPATALVPDGPQNLSDAVAVALHPQASGVVVVCAGRIHGALDVAKVHPYRTDPFGSGDAGDLGCVEEARLRMFRPWPQAVSRGTHDAARLRSLMRVTALPRVELMFSHAGADGEMVRALLSHSPAGAQRLRGIVVAGTGNGTVHDDLLIALKQAQARGVDVVVASRCAQGRVVPHPGQPLPDSAGLSPVKARLALALQLLES